In Neodiprion pinetum isolate iyNeoPine1 chromosome 6, iyNeoPine1.2, whole genome shotgun sequence, one genomic interval encodes:
- the LOC124222507 gene encoding uncharacterized protein, which yields MSKVLLSATSLLAQRTFSYTPRVLSSTMTEALKQHGVVPDVIDKVPASIAKVSYPGNLSVDIGKVLTPTLVKDQPTVTWDADPSTFYTVCMTDPDAPSRKTPTYREWHHWLVGNVPGDDISKGDVLSEYVGSGPPKDTGLHRYVFLVYKQPGKINFDEPRLTNKSGNNRGKFSIKKFAAKYNLGDPIAGNMYQAEYDDYVPILYKQLGERDTFTDVVAVSRNRLNCLYDCKPATMKTLLTVTLFCTIGFALADVASEFQSANITSDILKGHGPTDLIEVKYGNNVVNLGNELTPTQVKQIPEIHYKHEGGVLYTLVMTDPDVPTRGYNREFNHWLVGNIPEESVEKGEVLAEYVGSGPPQGSGLHRYVFLVYRQDQGAITFDERRLSTWDGKQRRRFSIQKFAEKYSLVGPLAGNYFTAKWDESVPDLHKHLGF from the exons ATGTCAAAAGTGTTACTTAGCGCaa CTTCACTGCTAGCCCAGAGAACCTTCAGCTACACGCCTAGAGTTCTATCTTCAACAATGACCGAAGCACTGAAACAGCACGGCGTTGTGCCGGACGTAATCGACAAGGTACCAGCCTCGATTGCCAAGGTATCATACCCTGGAAATTTGTCCGTTGACATTGGGAAAGTTCTTACGCCAACGCTGGTGAAAGACCAACCAACCGTCACCTGGGATGCAGATCCTTCGACATTCTACACAGTTTGCATGACGG ATCCTGACGCACCTAGTCGTAAGACACCAACATACAGAGAATGGCACCACTGGCTTGTGGGAAACGTTCCAGGAGACGATATTTCCAAGGGTGACGTTCTCTCCGAATACGTTGGCTCTGGCCCCCCCAAAGATACAGGTCTTCACCGCTACGTTTTCTTGGTATACAAACAGCCTGGTAAGATTAACTTTGACGAACCGCGGTTGACCAATAAAAGTGGAAACAATCGCGGCAAATTTTCTATCAAGAAGTTCGCTGCTAAATACAACCTTGGAGATCCTATTGCCGGGAACATGTACCAGGCTGAATACGATGACTACGTTCCCATATTGTACAAGCAGCTCGGTGAA CGAGATACCTTCACCGACGTTGTCGCAGTTTCTCGGAATCGGTTGAATTGTTTATACGATTGCAAACCAGCGACAATGAAGACTTTGCTAACAG TGACTTTATTCTGCACAATCGGATTTGCGCTTGCCGACGTCGCGAGCGAGTTTCAATCGGCAAACATTACATCGGACATTTTGAAAGGTCACGGTCCCACAGATTTGATCGAG GTGAAGTACGGAAACAACGTGGTAAATCTGGGCAACGAACTGACGCCGACACAGGTGAAGCAGATTCCAGAGATCCACTACAAGCATGAAGGCGGTGTTCTTTACACACTGGTCATGACAg ATCCAGACGTACCTACACGAGGCTACAATCGTGAATTTAACCATTGGCTTGTTGGTAACATCCCTGAGGAGAGTGTCGAAAAGGGAGAAGTCTTGGCAGAATATGTTGGTTCCGGACCACCGCAAGGCTCTGGATTGCATCGTTATGTTTTCCTTGTTTATCGGCAAGATCAGGGCGCCATAACTTTCGACGAGAGACGTTTGAGCACATG GGACGGTAAACAAAGGAGGCGATTTTCTATTCAGAAATTTGCCGAAAAGTATAGTTTGGTCGGTCCTCTTGCAGGAAACTATTTCACTGCAAAGTGGGACGAATCTGTCCCTGATCTTCACAAACACCTTGGTTTCTGA
- the Mgat2 gene encoding alpha-1,6-mannosyl-glycoprotein 2-beta-N-acetylglucosaminyltransferase isoform X2: MGGGRNGRGTLVRTLALVFLATLLWLQFHVASLTSRSSSPPSGNESLLMLVPQELHRFLKDRRNSTAGSNSTAGISGNLTISELRRQVEKANLEQRVFNEEAFGPLASDAPVIVIQVHARLTYLRHLIVSLAQAKGIEQTLLIFSHDVWDPDINFLVQSVDFCRVMQIFYPYSIQTHPHTFPGEDPNDCPRNIKRESALVKKCINAEHPDLYGHYREAKFTQTKHHWWWKANRVFDQLTVTKNHVGMVLFLEEDHYVAEDFLHVLRLMERTCKHSCERCNILSLGTYLKTYNYYADNKKFLGVNGVLQKEMLRGLKRHNGIIQGGFSTYQGAQLVQAAAPAWAFQLLPNLYNHYQKAEVTPWISSKHNMGMAFNRITWNKLTDCASKFCSYDDYNWDWSLQHIAQGCIPSSQGSGGLSHIQSGLIAMVMKAPRIFHIGECGVHHKKNNCEPTAVIEKVQNVLKTAKKHLFPSQLTLTNAAVAKKTKLRKGNGGWGDIRDHQLCLNITLNPELRLP, from the exons ATGGGTGGCGGTCGAAATGGTCGTGGAACCTTGGTGAGAACCCTGGCCCTCGTCTTCCTGGCAACTCTTCTCTGGCTGCAATTTCACGTGGCCAGTTTGACAAGTCGTTCCAGTTCGCCGCCGTCAGGAAACGAGAGTCTCCTAATGCTTGTGCCTCAGGAACTGCACAG GTTTCTGAAGGACAGGCGAAACTCGACCGCCGGATCCAATTCGACGGCCGGAATATCTGGGAATCTTACGATATCCGAGCTACGTCGACAGGTAGAAAAGGCTAATCTGGAACAACGCGTTTTCAACGAGGAGGCTTTTGGTCCCCTGGCTTCCGACGCCCCAGTAATTGTCATTCAGGTTCACGCCAGACTCACTTACTTGAGGCACTTGATCGTCTCCCTGGCACAAGCTAAGGGGATCGAACAAACGCTCCTCATTTTCAGTCACGACGTATGGGATCCGGACATCAATTTTCTCGTGCAGAGCGTCGATTTCTGCAGAGTTATGCAGATCTTTTATCCCTACAGCATACAGACTCATCCCCACACATTTCCTGGCGAGGATCCCAACGATTGTCCACGTAACATTAAGAGGGAAAG CGCTCTGGTGAAGAAATGCATAAACGCGGAGCATCCCGACCTCTACGGACATTACAGGGAGGCGAAATTTACCCAAACTAAACACCACTGGTGGTGGAAGGCGAATCGAGTATTCGACCAGTTAACCGTAACGAAAAACCACGTTGGGATGGTTTTGTTCCTTGAGGAGGATCACTACGTCGCCGAAGACTTTTTGCACGTACTTAGACTGATGGAACGTACATGTAAGCACAGCTGTGAACGTTGCAACATTTTGTCGCTGGGAACGTACCTTAAAACTTACAACTATTACGCGGACAACAAAAAG TTTCTCGGTGTCAATGGTGTACTGCAAAAGGAAATGCTTCGCGGATTAAAGAGACACAATGGAATCATTCAGGGTGGCTTTTCCACCTATCAAGGTGCTCAATTGGTACAAGCTGCTGCCCCTGCTTGGGCATTCCAGCTTTTGCCCAACCTCTACAACCATTATCAGAAG GCAGAGGTAACACCGTGGATTTCTAGTAAACATAATATGGGTATGGCGTTCAATCGTATTACTTGGAACAAACTGACAGACTGTGCTTCCAAATTCTGCTCTTACGACGACTATAACTGGGACTGGAGCCTTCAGCATATCGCTCAAGGATGCATCCCATCAAGTCAAGGCTCCGGTGGCTTATCTCACATCCAATCTGGCCTAATCGCCATGGTGATGAAAGCACCTAGAATTTTTCACATCGGAGAATG TGGGGTTCAtcacaagaaaaataattgtgaaccCACAGCGGTTATTGAAAAGGTACAAAATGTACTAAAGACTGCTAAAAAACATTTGTTTCCGTCTCAACTGACACTGACAAATGCGGCTGTGGCTAAAAAGACAAAGTTGAGAAAAGGGAACGGTGGCTGGGGGGACATAAGGGACCATCAACTATGTTTGAACATCACACTGAATCCTGAATTGAGATTACCTTGA
- the Mgat2 gene encoding alpha-1,6-mannosyl-glycoprotein 2-beta-N-acetylglucosaminyltransferase isoform X1, with the protein MRVSGVAVMGGGRNGRGTLVRTLALVFLATLLWLQFHVASLTSRSSSPPSGNESLLMLVPQELHRFLKDRRNSTAGSNSTAGISGNLTISELRRQVEKANLEQRVFNEEAFGPLASDAPVIVIQVHARLTYLRHLIVSLAQAKGIEQTLLIFSHDVWDPDINFLVQSVDFCRVMQIFYPYSIQTHPHTFPGEDPNDCPRNIKRESALVKKCINAEHPDLYGHYREAKFTQTKHHWWWKANRVFDQLTVTKNHVGMVLFLEEDHYVAEDFLHVLRLMERTCKHSCERCNILSLGTYLKTYNYYADNKKFLGVNGVLQKEMLRGLKRHNGIIQGGFSTYQGAQLVQAAAPAWAFQLLPNLYNHYQKAEVTPWISSKHNMGMAFNRITWNKLTDCASKFCSYDDYNWDWSLQHIAQGCIPSSQGSGGLSHIQSGLIAMVMKAPRIFHIGECGVHHKKNNCEPTAVIEKVQNVLKTAKKHLFPSQLTLTNAAVAKKTKLRKGNGGWGDIRDHQLCLNITLNPELRLP; encoded by the exons ATGAGAG TTTCGGGGGTGGCTGTCATGGGTGGCGGTCGAAATGGTCGTGGAACCTTGGTGAGAACCCTGGCCCTCGTCTTCCTGGCAACTCTTCTCTGGCTGCAATTTCACGTGGCCAGTTTGACAAGTCGTTCCAGTTCGCCGCCGTCAGGAAACGAGAGTCTCCTAATGCTTGTGCCTCAGGAACTGCACAG GTTTCTGAAGGACAGGCGAAACTCGACCGCCGGATCCAATTCGACGGCCGGAATATCTGGGAATCTTACGATATCCGAGCTACGTCGACAGGTAGAAAAGGCTAATCTGGAACAACGCGTTTTCAACGAGGAGGCTTTTGGTCCCCTGGCTTCCGACGCCCCAGTAATTGTCATTCAGGTTCACGCCAGACTCACTTACTTGAGGCACTTGATCGTCTCCCTGGCACAAGCTAAGGGGATCGAACAAACGCTCCTCATTTTCAGTCACGACGTATGGGATCCGGACATCAATTTTCTCGTGCAGAGCGTCGATTTCTGCAGAGTTATGCAGATCTTTTATCCCTACAGCATACAGACTCATCCCCACACATTTCCTGGCGAGGATCCCAACGATTGTCCACGTAACATTAAGAGGGAAAG CGCTCTGGTGAAGAAATGCATAAACGCGGAGCATCCCGACCTCTACGGACATTACAGGGAGGCGAAATTTACCCAAACTAAACACCACTGGTGGTGGAAGGCGAATCGAGTATTCGACCAGTTAACCGTAACGAAAAACCACGTTGGGATGGTTTTGTTCCTTGAGGAGGATCACTACGTCGCCGAAGACTTTTTGCACGTACTTAGACTGATGGAACGTACATGTAAGCACAGCTGTGAACGTTGCAACATTTTGTCGCTGGGAACGTACCTTAAAACTTACAACTATTACGCGGACAACAAAAAG TTTCTCGGTGTCAATGGTGTACTGCAAAAGGAAATGCTTCGCGGATTAAAGAGACACAATGGAATCATTCAGGGTGGCTTTTCCACCTATCAAGGTGCTCAATTGGTACAAGCTGCTGCCCCTGCTTGGGCATTCCAGCTTTTGCCCAACCTCTACAACCATTATCAGAAG GCAGAGGTAACACCGTGGATTTCTAGTAAACATAATATGGGTATGGCGTTCAATCGTATTACTTGGAACAAACTGACAGACTGTGCTTCCAAATTCTGCTCTTACGACGACTATAACTGGGACTGGAGCCTTCAGCATATCGCTCAAGGATGCATCCCATCAAGTCAAGGCTCCGGTGGCTTATCTCACATCCAATCTGGCCTAATCGCCATGGTGATGAAAGCACCTAGAATTTTTCACATCGGAGAATG TGGGGTTCAtcacaagaaaaataattgtgaaccCACAGCGGTTATTGAAAAGGTACAAAATGTACTAAAGACTGCTAAAAAACATTTGTTTCCGTCTCAACTGACACTGACAAATGCGGCTGTGGCTAAAAAGACAAAGTTGAGAAAAGGGAACGGTGGCTGGGGGGACATAAGGGACCATCAACTATGTTTGAACATCACACTGAATCCTGAATTGAGATTACCTTGA
- the Mgat2 gene encoding alpha-1,6-mannosyl-glycoprotein 2-beta-N-acetylglucosaminyltransferase isoform X3, whose translation MRVSGVAVMGGGRNGRGTLVRTLALVFLATLLWLQFHVASLTSRSSSPPSGNESLLMLVPQELHRFLKDRRNSTAGSNSTAGISGNLTISELRRQVEKANLEQRVFNEEAFGPLASDAPVIVIQVHARLTYLRHLIVSLAQAKGIEQTLLIFSHDVWDPDINFLVQSVDFCRVMQIFYPYSIQTHPHTFPGEDPNDCPRNIKRESALVKKCINAEHPDLYGHYREAKFTQTKHHWWWKANRVFDQLTVTKNHVGMVLFLEEDHYVAEDFLHVLRLMERTCKHSCERCNILSLGTYLKTYNYYADNKKAEVTPWISSKHNMGMAFNRITWNKLTDCASKFCSYDDYNWDWSLQHIAQGCIPSSQGSGGLSHIQSGLIAMVMKAPRIFHIGECGVHHKKNNCEPTAVIEKVQNVLKTAKKHLFPSQLTLTNAAVAKKTKLRKGNGGWGDIRDHQLCLNITLNPELRLP comes from the exons ATGAGAG TTTCGGGGGTGGCTGTCATGGGTGGCGGTCGAAATGGTCGTGGAACCTTGGTGAGAACCCTGGCCCTCGTCTTCCTGGCAACTCTTCTCTGGCTGCAATTTCACGTGGCCAGTTTGACAAGTCGTTCCAGTTCGCCGCCGTCAGGAAACGAGAGTCTCCTAATGCTTGTGCCTCAGGAACTGCACAG GTTTCTGAAGGACAGGCGAAACTCGACCGCCGGATCCAATTCGACGGCCGGAATATCTGGGAATCTTACGATATCCGAGCTACGTCGACAGGTAGAAAAGGCTAATCTGGAACAACGCGTTTTCAACGAGGAGGCTTTTGGTCCCCTGGCTTCCGACGCCCCAGTAATTGTCATTCAGGTTCACGCCAGACTCACTTACTTGAGGCACTTGATCGTCTCCCTGGCACAAGCTAAGGGGATCGAACAAACGCTCCTCATTTTCAGTCACGACGTATGGGATCCGGACATCAATTTTCTCGTGCAGAGCGTCGATTTCTGCAGAGTTATGCAGATCTTTTATCCCTACAGCATACAGACTCATCCCCACACATTTCCTGGCGAGGATCCCAACGATTGTCCACGTAACATTAAGAGGGAAAG CGCTCTGGTGAAGAAATGCATAAACGCGGAGCATCCCGACCTCTACGGACATTACAGGGAGGCGAAATTTACCCAAACTAAACACCACTGGTGGTGGAAGGCGAATCGAGTATTCGACCAGTTAACCGTAACGAAAAACCACGTTGGGATGGTTTTGTTCCTTGAGGAGGATCACTACGTCGCCGAAGACTTTTTGCACGTACTTAGACTGATGGAACGTACATGTAAGCACAGCTGTGAACGTTGCAACATTTTGTCGCTGGGAACGTACCTTAAAACTTACAACTATTACGCGGACAACAAAAAG GCAGAGGTAACACCGTGGATTTCTAGTAAACATAATATGGGTATGGCGTTCAATCGTATTACTTGGAACAAACTGACAGACTGTGCTTCCAAATTCTGCTCTTACGACGACTATAACTGGGACTGGAGCCTTCAGCATATCGCTCAAGGATGCATCCCATCAAGTCAAGGCTCCGGTGGCTTATCTCACATCCAATCTGGCCTAATCGCCATGGTGATGAAAGCACCTAGAATTTTTCACATCGGAGAATG TGGGGTTCAtcacaagaaaaataattgtgaaccCACAGCGGTTATTGAAAAGGTACAAAATGTACTAAAGACTGCTAAAAAACATTTGTTTCCGTCTCAACTGACACTGACAAATGCGGCTGTGGCTAAAAAGACAAAGTTGAGAAAAGGGAACGGTGGCTGGGGGGACATAAGGGACCATCAACTATGTTTGAACATCACACTGAATCCTGAATTGAGATTACCTTGA